One window of Paenibacillus sp. FSL K6-3182 genomic DNA carries:
- a CDS encoding carbohydrate ABC transporter permease, whose translation MRAYGNDKIVDAMIMVVIITAGLFCLLPLLHIFALSLSANGPILSGKVTILPVEIDFSAYKAVFGNAAMIHSLLFTIGLVVLFTAISMLMTIMAAYPLTKPNLKGRNFFLLLIVLTMFFSGGMIPEYLLVKNLHLLDSIWALILPGMVNAFYLLIIKTFFSSIPVELEESARMDGANHFKILWHVILPLSLPVMATLSLFYAVGRWNGFMDALLYITNSELYPLQLKLYEMVINSQVNDMAIAEGLNASVPIPESLKAASIMFATIPILLVYPALQRYFISGMMIGAVKG comes from the coding sequence ATGAGAGCGTATGGAAATGACAAAATCGTAGATGCAATGATCATGGTCGTAATCATAACGGCGGGGCTCTTCTGCCTGCTGCCGCTGCTTCATATTTTTGCCTTATCGTTAAGCGCCAACGGGCCGATTCTATCAGGAAAAGTTACGATACTACCCGTAGAAATCGATTTTTCCGCTTACAAGGCTGTTTTCGGCAATGCAGCGATGATCCATTCCTTACTTTTTACTATTGGACTAGTTGTTTTGTTCACGGCTATATCGATGCTGATGACGATTATGGCAGCCTATCCCTTGACGAAGCCTAACCTAAAGGGAAGAAATTTTTTTCTTCTCCTTATCGTCCTGACGATGTTTTTCAGCGGAGGAATGATACCGGAATATCTGCTCGTAAAAAATTTGCATTTGCTTGATTCGATCTGGGCGCTCATTTTGCCGGGGATGGTGAATGCCTTTTATTTGCTCATCATCAAGACCTTTTTCTCCTCCATTCCAGTAGAGCTGGAAGAGTCGGCGCGGATGGACGGAGCCAACCATTTTAAAATATTGTGGCATGTCATCCTACCGCTGTCGCTTCCGGTCATGGCCACACTTAGCTTGTTTTACGCAGTGGGCAGGTGGAACGGATTTATGGATGCCCTGTTGTACATTACCAACTCGGAGCTTTATCCACTTCAATTGAAGCTGTACGAAATGGTCATCAACAGCCAGGTTAACGATATGGCGATAGCAGAGGGGCTTAATGCCTCGGTACCGATTCCGGAAAGTCTTAAAGCTGCCTCGATCATGTTCGCTACCATTCCCATTTTGCTCGTTTATCCGGCGCTTCAGCGTTACTTTATTTCGGGTATGATGATCGGTGCCGTCAAAGGTTGA
- a CDS encoding ABC transporter permease subunit, protein MKALYRDWQLYLLLLLPLAYFIIFKYTPMLGVVIAFKDYNMFQGILASPWVGFETFREVFQMDGFYNALRNTFLLNFLDLVVSFPIPIALAILLNELRIKWFKKGAQTILYLPHFISWVIIGGMAIQLLATNNGIVNNLLKSLGMKVIPFLTEPVYWVLTYLGIGIWQSAGWGTIIYLAALTGINKDLYEAADVDGASRMRKIWHITLPGIKPTIIILLIINIGHMASIGFDRPFVLSNPLVTDVSEVISTYVYKIGIQSARYTIATAIGLFQAVVGLIFLLSADYISRKVNDQGIW, encoded by the coding sequence ATGAAAGCGCTGTACAGGGATTGGCAGTTATACCTGCTGCTGCTTCTGCCCTTGGCGTATTTTATTATTTTTAAGTACACACCAATGCTGGGCGTCGTCATTGCATTTAAGGACTACAACATGTTTCAAGGCATTTTAGCAAGCCCCTGGGTCGGTTTCGAAACGTTCCGGGAAGTATTTCAGATGGATGGTTTTTACAATGCGCTCCGCAACACCTTTCTACTCAATTTCTTGGATCTTGTCGTAAGTTTTCCGATTCCAATCGCACTAGCGATACTGTTAAATGAGCTTCGTATAAAATGGTTCAAAAAAGGCGCGCAGACGATTCTTTATTTGCCTCATTTTATATCATGGGTCATCATCGGCGGGATGGCTATTCAACTGCTTGCGACCAATAACGGGATTGTCAACAATCTGCTGAAGTCGTTAGGGATGAAGGTCATTCCTTTCCTTACGGAGCCTGTTTACTGGGTGCTTACATATTTAGGAATAGGTATTTGGCAGAGTGCCGGGTGGGGAACGATCATTTATCTCGCTGCGTTAACGGGAATTAACAAGGATCTTTACGAAGCGGCAGATGTAGATGGTGCAAGCCGAATGCGTAAAATCTGGCACATCACGCTCCCGGGCATCAAGCCGACAATTATCATTCTTCTCATTATTAATATTGGACATATGGCCAGCATTGGATTTGATAGACCGTTTGTACTTAGCAATCCTCTCGTCACCGATGTGTCTGAGGTTATCAGCACGTATGTATACAAAATCGGAATTCAGTCCGCACGGTATACAATAGCAACGGCTATCGGTCTTTTCCAAGCGGTTGTAGGTCTTATTTTCCTGCTGTCGGCCGATTATATTTCCAGAAAAGTTAATGATCAAGGCATTTGGTAG
- a CDS encoding glycosyl hydrolase family 8 codes for MSTKLGTGAFFTGNYRNLFKLYGYSQEEIGRRVEDTWDNLFGGNEDTRIYYEAGGDMGYLLDTGNIDVRTEGMSYGMMMAVQMNRKDIFDRIWKWTMTYMYMSEGENAGYFAWSCNTDGTKRSYGPAPDGEEYFALALFFASHRWGDGSVPFNYGDQARNLLHSCVHKGENNDGYPMWEPSNKLIKFIPNCDYSDPSYHLPHFYELFALWANPEDRMFWKEAAAASRDYLKLSCHPVTGLAPEYAYYDGTPNNERGYGHFYSDSYRVAANIGLDTEWFGVDAWQREEANRIQAFFSGIDPSDYRRYTIAGEPFEEKSLHPVGLLATNAMASLASFEGPHAKASIDLLWNTPLRTGDRRYYDNCLYLFAMLALSGSFKIYMPTV; via the coding sequence ATGTCGACGAAGCTGGGAACGGGTGCTTTTTTCACAGGGAACTACCGAAATTTGTTTAAGCTGTACGGTTACAGCCAAGAAGAAATTGGGAGACGTGTCGAGGATACTTGGGACAACCTGTTCGGCGGTAATGAAGATACGCGAATCTATTACGAGGCTGGCGGCGATATGGGGTATCTGTTAGATACCGGAAATATTGATGTACGCACCGAAGGCATGTCCTATGGCATGATGATGGCTGTGCAGATGAACCGCAAAGATATCTTCGACCGCATATGGAAATGGACGATGACTTACATGTATATGAGCGAAGGTGAAAATGCCGGTTATTTCGCTTGGTCATGCAATACCGATGGCACCAAAAGATCATACGGTCCCGCGCCCGACGGCGAGGAATATTTTGCGCTTGCTCTCTTCTTTGCATCACACCGATGGGGTGATGGCTCTGTTCCTTTTAATTACGGTGATCAAGCTCGGAACCTGCTCCATAGCTGTGTGCATAAGGGTGAAAATAACGACGGTTACCCGATGTGGGAGCCTTCCAATAAATTAATCAAATTTATTCCTAATTGCGACTATTCCGATCCATCCTACCATTTGCCGCACTTTTATGAGCTGTTTGCGCTGTGGGCTAATCCGGAAGACCGCATGTTCTGGAAAGAAGCTGCAGCTGCAAGCAGAGATTATTTGAAGCTGTCATGCCATCCGGTTACTGGACTAGCACCCGAGTACGCCTATTACGACGGTACACCGAACAACGAACGCGGATATGGTCATTTTTACAGCGACTCGTACCGTGTAGCCGCCAATATTGGCCTCGATACGGAATGGTTTGGCGTCGATGCGTGGCAGCGTGAGGAAGCAAACCGGATTCAAGCTTTTTTCTCAGGTATTGATCCGTCTGATTATAGACGTTATACGATAGCTGGCGAACCATTTGAAGAAAAATCACTCCATCCCGTCGGGCTGCTTGCCACAAACGCGATGGCTTCGCTTGCCAGTTTCGAAGGACCGCATGCCAAAGCTTCTATTGATTTATTGTGGAACACACCGCTTCGCACCGGTGACCGCCGCTATTACGACAACTGCCTCTATCTGTTCGCCATGCTTGCGCTTAGCGGCAGCTTTAAAATTTATATGCCTACTGTATAG
- a CDS encoding extracellular solute-binding protein — MAVLLITSMLSACSSGNGNKEPVKEKEAASNKPSNSGSEATEKPKGDPIKLRIELFDRNNTPAGAPKITDNDMTKYIQKNFGEPNNITVEFVTVPRSEEVDKLNVLMAANQAPDIVFTYDQPTVQQYVKNGGLTDLGPLMDAHGQKLKEVLGEELLSYGVFDGKQYTIPAKRVLQPQSSTFIRQDWLDELGLPLPKTTEQFYETMKAFKEKKPGKSGDKAIPYGQIDYFHMHPIQYSFWEWDKIADEDLYASAEWLIPGNKEAYRFLNKMYNEGLMDPDFPLHMGKDTQQFQKNLLNGYIGSATTNTNEPVYMGYYAELQKNDPNAKLALIDPFTSADGKTPKPIYSPNGIYIMVPKASKNAEAAIKYLNWMAETDNIIALQNGTEGVTYEMKDGVPFTLDNDQAKQTLYNYFDYCIILNGKYVSTTDELLNITANASDPNFKDFTVESIATGSKDGIIKPRVVTPIQSEIKYATTLKEKDDEIFVKVLTAKPADFDKVYEKEVADYMKIGGKEVMEEKRAAFKAENP, encoded by the coding sequence ATGGCAGTGCTGTTGATCACATCCATGCTGTCTGCGTGCAGCAGCGGAAACGGAAATAAGGAGCCTGTCAAAGAAAAGGAAGCTGCAAGCAATAAACCGAGCAATTCAGGCTCTGAAGCAACCGAGAAGCCGAAGGGAGATCCAATTAAGCTTCGAATCGAGCTGTTTGACCGAAACAATACACCGGCAGGCGCTCCGAAAATTACCGACAACGACATGACCAAATACATTCAGAAAAATTTTGGCGAACCGAATAATATTACTGTCGAATTCGTTACGGTTCCTCGCTCAGAGGAGGTAGACAAGCTGAACGTGCTTATGGCTGCGAATCAGGCTCCTGACATCGTATTTACTTATGACCAGCCGACGGTACAGCAATACGTAAAAAACGGCGGTCTGACAGATCTAGGTCCGCTGATGGATGCGCATGGACAAAAGTTGAAGGAAGTATTGGGTGAGGAGCTGCTCAGCTACGGTGTATTCGATGGCAAGCAGTATACGATTCCAGCTAAGCGCGTTCTGCAGCCTCAGAGCTCGACTTTTATCCGGCAGGATTGGTTGGATGAGCTCGGGTTGCCGCTGCCGAAAACAACGGAGCAGTTCTATGAGACGATGAAGGCTTTTAAAGAGAAAAAGCCAGGCAAATCCGGTGATAAAGCGATTCCGTATGGGCAGATCGACTATTTCCATATGCATCCGATTCAATATTCGTTCTGGGAATGGGACAAAATCGCAGATGAGGATCTTTATGCATCAGCGGAGTGGCTCATTCCGGGCAATAAGGAAGCATACCGCTTCTTGAATAAGATGTACAACGAGGGACTTATGGATCCGGATTTTCCGCTCCATATGGGCAAGGATACGCAGCAGTTCCAGAAGAACCTGCTGAACGGATATATTGGTTCGGCAACAACAAATACCAACGAGCCGGTTTATATGGGCTATTACGCAGAGCTGCAAAAGAATGATCCGAATGCAAAGCTGGCGTTAATCGATCCGTTCACAAGCGCGGACGGCAAGACACCAAAGCCTATTTATTCGCCTAATGGCATATACATTATGGTACCAAAAGCAAGTAAAAATGCGGAAGCAGCAATTAAATATTTGAATTGGATGGCTGAAACGGACAATATTATTGCCCTTCAGAACGGTACGGAAGGCGTAACATATGAGATGAAGGATGGCGTTCCATTTACGCTTGATAACGATCAGGCGAAGCAGACTTTATATAACTATTTTGATTACTGTATCATTCTTAACGGGAAATATGTCAGTACAACCGATGAGCTGCTGAACATTACGGCTAATGCGTCCGATCCGAATTTCAAGGATTTTACGGTGGAAAGCATCGCGACTGGATCGAAGGATGGCATCATTAAACCTCGTGTAGTGACGCCGATTCAATCGGAGATCAAGTACGCTACAACGCTGAAGGAAAAGGACGACGAAATATTTGTTAAAGTGTTAACTGCGAAACCAGCGGATTTTGACAAGGTTTACGAGAAGGAAGTAGCGGATTATATGAAAATTGGCGGCAAGGAAGTAATGGAAGAGAAGCGAGCAGCGTTTAAAGCTGAGAATCCGTAA